The window TGTGAAAGCCGGGACGGAAGCATCCATTGCTGCAGCAAAAACTGATGCCGAAAACCTGCTCTGCACCGCAGACGCCGAAGGAAAAAAAGCGTCTGAAGAGATATACTGGCGGGAGAAAGGTCTGGCCGAGGCCCGGGTTGAACAGTTAAGACGGGACGCGACACGCGATGCGGAGACAATCGCAGAAAAAGGCAGGAAAAATATTCCCGCAGCAACAGATGCCATCGTGCGCTATGTGACCATGGAATAGTCCGCTATTCGGAGAGGTTTCCTGTGCTCCAGCAGATGAAACGAATCCAGGTGATAGGACCAAAACCGGCATTCAATCAGGTAGTTGACCTGTTGTACCAGGAAGGAACGCTTCATCTCGAAGACGTTTCCCTGGCAGTCTCCCCGGATGAGATCCCGTTACAGAAAGTGGTACTGGATACCGCAACCTCCGTTGCGGATGTATTGGGAAAGATCAACGGTATCTTTTCAACACTTCCCACGATAACCGATGATCCGGCACGCCAGCGGGAACTCTTACACACAATCCGGAAGGAGAGCCATGAACAGGTTCTGGAACGGGCACAGGATATCATCGGGAAACTGGAATCCACTACCCGCAATCTTGCATCCCGGAAGAGTGAACTCTCCTTAACCATCACGGCCCTGAACCGTTACTCAAAAGTCCTTGAAATACTCCAGCCGCTCGAACGCGAACTGCCCATGCTGGAGGGATTTGAAGTCACGATTCTTTTGATCCAGAAGGAACACAGCGAAGTTGTCGACCTGATAAAAAAGGAACTGGAGAGCATCACCAATAACGAGTTCGAGATGACATCGACAACGGTTGATGCTGAGACGCTTGCCGCGATCATGATCTTTAACAAACGGCATTCCGAACAGGTCCACTCCTTCATCTACTCGGTCAACGTGAACGAAGTGCGCCTGCCCCGGGAATATATGGGAAAGCCGTTTTACGAGATGTATGCCCTGATCGAGGAGAACAAGCTCCACGCCGGTACTGAAATTAAGAAGATCGAGGAGGAACTGTTTACGCTTTCCTCTGCCTGGTACCAGGAACTCTCGGTCTTAAAAAAGATCCTTGAGGATATGAACGATGAACTGGGTGCTTTTTCGAATTTTGCCCTGTCGGAATATACGTTCGTCATCATGGGCTGGATTCCCAAAAAGAAGATGCAGACAGTAAGAAAATCCCTGGCGGACCGGTTCGCCAACCGGGTGGTGGTTAAAGAACTGGACACGACAGAAAAGGATATGGAGGCAGCGCCGGTCTTTTACGATAACCCGCGCTGGGTAAAACCCTTTGAGATCATCATGCAGCTGGTCGCCCCTCCCCGGTACCGGGAGATCGATCCATCGCCGATCCTTGCCATCTTTTTCCCGCTCTTCTTCGGGCTCATGGTAGGCGATATCGGGTACGGGATCGTTATTCTCCTGATCGCCCTGCTCATCAAAAAGAGATTAAAGGACATGACATTTGCCGTCAGTCTTGCCGATATCCTCATCATCTCGTCGATCCCGACCATCATCTTCGGGTACCTGTTCGGCGAGTTTTTCGGGGATTTCGGTGAGATGATGGGCTGGCTGCACCCGGTGCAGTTCCTCGGTATCACGTGGAACCGGGTCGAGGCAATGATCCCGATGCTGATCCTCGCGATCATGATTGGCGTCATCCATGTCTTTTTGGGTCTCATCATCGGCATGCGCAACGCGATCATAACAAAAAGCAAAAAGCACCTTGCTGAAAAAGCCGGCATGCTGCTCATGCTGATCGGGCTCATCGTTGCCCTGGTAACGCTGGCAGAAATCGCTCCGGAGACCGGGATTTATCCCGCCGGTGTTCTCGTGATCATCGCGCTGCCCCTGATCCTTTTTGGTGCGGGAGTCTTTGGGACGATCGAGGTCATGAGTACGGTGGGAAACATCCTTTCCTATGCCCGTCTGATGGCGATCGGTATGGCGTCCGTGATTCTCGCGATGGTGGCGAACCGGCTGGGTGAGTCCTTCGAGATCGCTGCCATTGGGATCATTGTGGCGTTGCTGCTGCATGCACTGAATATTATGCTTGCGATGTTCAGTCCCTCGATCCATTCGATGCGTCTGCATATCGTGGAGTTCTTCTCGAAGTTCTATTCCGGGGGCGGTGTGGTGTATAAGCCGTTCCGGAAGGCGGTGGTGGAGGAGGGTAAGTAGAGTTCGGGGGGCTGGTGTTGGAGCGGGGCCGGGGAACGGGAATTTCCCGTATTGGTTAATCATTTGGACCAATGGGTGCCGGGCTTTTTTTAGTGGGGTTTGGTTAACTTTTTTTTCAATCAAAGTCCGGTTAAAAATTTTTAATCAAAGTCTGATATTTTTTTTTAAGCAAGGTCCGATTGAAAAATAAAATTCGAAGTCTGGCTGGAATTTTTTGAGCAAGATCCGATTTGAAAATTTTAAGCAGAGTCTGGTTGAAAAAATAAAATCAAAGTCCAGCACCCCCACCCCGGTTTTCTGCAAAGAGCCCCTCACTAATTTATTATACTGACCGGAAAAAGAGAGTACCAGGAACAACAGGCCATGACACTGTGCGAAGTACGAACCAGCGGGGATATTACCATTGTTGTAATGCCCCTCCAGATTGACCATGTCGCGGCATTGACACTGGACCACGAGCTCCATGAACTCGCCCTCCGGGAACCAAAGGGACTGTTCTGCGATTTTTCATCCACAAAATACATCTCCAGTTCCGGGCTCCGAATCATTCTCAAGACTGCAAAGACCGTAAAAGCAGCGGGAGGCCACTTCGGGGTCTTCTCCCTTACGCATTTTGTCGACCATATATTCTCCCTGTCCGGGTTCGCTCAGGTTGTCTCCATCTACGATACCGAAGAAGGGGCCATCCGGGCGGTTACCCACTAGGTCCTACTTTTCTAAAATAACCAGAGGTATCCGGCAACAACAAAAAAGAGCCGGATTGCGATCACCAGCCAAAAGCCGTTCCCTGAAATCCCGCGAAAAACAGATCAAAATATTCAACTAAAATCCAACAGGAAAAACAGATTCTGGATCCAGCCATAGTACAGATTAAGGACCTCGCATCGCAGCTTCTTTCTTCTCCTTCGCCTTCTTTTTCTTCTTCTCAAGAATGCTCTTGACCTTCTTTAACCGGAACAGGTCCTCGCGTTCCCGCTCCTCGATAGCGTTCTTGATGTACTTCGCCTGGCTTTTCAGTTCGGGGATCAGGATCTGCTCCAGTGCATTGACCCGCCGGCGGTTCATCTGGATCTCCGACCCCAGCCGCCGCATGGCAGTCTCGGTCTCGGCGAGCTGGATGAGCAGGTCCAGCTCGGCTTCGAACCGCTCGGCGGTCTCATCAATCCTCCCGCTCGTGGAGATGATCCCGTAGCCCCGTTCCATCATACTTTTCGAGATCCGTTTCTTCTCGATCACTGGGACCGGGACACCCATAATGTTCTTGCCGGTGATATCGACCGTGATCGATCTCCGCGTGGCAAAAGATGCGGATTTGAGCGTGACCGGATCATCGACTGCCTGGGCAATCATGAGGGCGAGATCGGCTTCCTTGGAGACCAGTTCCAGCTCATCGCGGGAGTTCGAGACGGTGTTTAAGATCTTGAAAAATTCCTGGATGAGCGCATCCATCTTCTCCCGTAAGAGATCCCGGCCCTGCTCTGCAAGCTTGATCTGGGATTTCTTCCGCATCAGCTCCATCCGGGTGGGCTTGACCTGCTCCATATCAGCCTCCGCCCGCTTCCTTATGCAGGGGATGGTATTTCTGGATGTGTTCCCGTTTAATCCGCTTGAGTTCTTCTTCGGGAAGCATGGCAAACAGTTCCCATGCGATTCTGAATGTATCCTCTATCGACCGGTCTTCATCGCCCTGCGAGATGAACTGCTTCTCAAACCCATCCGCTAACTTCAGGTATTTTTTATCCAGTTCCGTCAGGGCTTCCTCCCCGACAATCGCCACCAGCCGGCGCAGATCCCGGCCATAGGCATACGATGCGTACAACTGATCGGCAACTCCCCGGTGATCTTCCCGGGTCTTGCCGGTCCCGATCCCCAAGTTCATGAGCCGGGAGAGACAGGGAAGGGCATCAACCGGTGGATATGCTCCCCTGCGGAAGAGGTCCCGGGACAGGACAATCTGCCCTTCGGTGATGTATCCCGTGAGATCGGGCACCGGGTGGGTGATGTCATCGTCCGGCATGGTCAGGATCGGGAGCTGGGTGATCGAACCTTTCTTTCCTTTCAACCTGCCGGCCCGCTCATAAATCGTGGAGAGGTCCGTGTACATATAGCCGGGATAGCCCCGCCGGCCGGGCACTTCTTCCCGGGCAGTCGAGATCTCCCGGAGGGCTTCGCAGTAATTGATCATGTCGGTCAGGATTACGAGCACGTGCAGGTGGTGGGTGAACGCGAGGAACTCTGCGACCGTCAGCCCGCACCGGGGGGCGGCGAGCCGTTCCACCGTGGGATCGTCGGCGAGGTTCATAAAAAAGACCACCCGTTCGAGCGCCCCGGTCCGCTCGAAATCCCTCGTGAAGAAGGACGCTTCCTTGTGGGTGATACCCATCGCAACAAAGACCACGGCAAACTTCTCCCCCTCACCCCGCACTTTTGCCTGCCGGGCAATCTGGGCTGCAAGCTTGCTGGCGGGAAGACCCGAGCCGGAGAAGATCGGCAGTTTCTGGCCCCGCACCAGCGTGTTGAGCCCGTCGATTGCCGACATGCCGGTCTGGATAAAATCCGCCGGCTTGTCCCGTGCCGTGGGGTTAATGGGCGTGCCGGCAATATCGAGGATCGCCTCCGGTATGATCTCCGGGCCCCCGTCACGGGCTTTTCCCACGCCACTGAAGACCCGACCCAGCATATCCAGTGACACATTGATCCGGGCGGGTTCGCCGGTGAACCTGACCGTGGTATCCGTTGTATCGATACCCCGGGTGCCTTCGTACACCTGCACGACAGCGTGATCTTCTGATATGTCAAGTACCTGTCCGGTCCGGACCTCCCCATCCCGCAGGGTGATCCGGACGATCTCCCCGAATGAGGCGCCTTTGACACCGTTGACAAAGATTAAGGGGCCCGATACATAATCGATTGTTTTGTACTCTTTTGTCACCAGCGAGACGGGTTTCATCGCTCCACCTCCAAAGACAGCAGCTGTGTATCGATCTCGCCGATCATGTCCCGGATACGGTTGACTTCCTGGATCTCCTTCATCCGCCCGATATCGGCTTTGAGGGGGAGTCCCTGCACCTGCCGGAGCGTGATGCCCCGGTTCATCCCTTCGATCACGCGGTCATAGTACGTCAGGATCACCTTGAGCATCAGGTACTGTTTTTCAATGGGACAGAATGAGTCCGAATCACTGTACGCGCTCTGCTGGAGGAAGTCCTCGCGGATCATTCGTGTCACATCAAGGATCGCCTTCTCACTCTCCGGCAGGGCATCAGGCCCCACCAGCTGCACAATCTCCTGCAGCTCGACTTCCTTCTGCAGCAGGTACATGGATTTCTCCCGCAGTTCGCGCCAGTCGGGGGCTACATTTTTCGTGTACCAGTCACCGATGCTGTCGAGATACAGCGAGTAGCTCTTGATCCAGTTCACCGAGGGGAAATGCCGGCGGTACGCAAGGTTCGTATCCAGCGCCCAGAAGGTCCCGACCACCCTCAGCGTGTTCTGCGTGATCGGTTCGGAGAAGTCCCCGCCCGGCGGAGACACAGCCCCAACCACCGTGATAG of the Methanomicrobiales archaeon HGW-Methanomicrobiales-1 genome contains:
- a CDS encoding V-type ATP synthase subunit D yields the protein MEQVKPTRMELMRKKSQIKLAEQGRDLLREKMDALIQEFFKILNTVSNSRDELELVSKEADLALMIAQAVDDPVTLKSASFATRRSITVDITGKNIMGVPVPVIEKKRISKSMMERGYGIISTSGRIDETAERFEAELDLLIQLAETETAMRRLGSEIQMNRRRVNALEQILIPELKSQAKYIKNAIEEREREDLFRLKKVKSILEKKKKKAKEKKEAAMRGP
- a CDS encoding anti-sigma factor antagonist; this encodes MTLCEVRTSGDITIVVMPLQIDHVAALTLDHELHELALREPKGLFCDFSSTKYISSSGLRIILKTAKTVKAAGGHFGVFSLTHFVDHIFSLSGFAQVVSIYDTEEGAIRAVTH
- a CDS encoding ATPase — its product is MLQQMKRIQVIGPKPAFNQVVDLLYQEGTLHLEDVSLAVSPDEIPLQKVVLDTATSVADVLGKINGIFSTLPTITDDPARQRELLHTIRKESHEQVLERAQDIIGKLESTTRNLASRKSELSLTITALNRYSKVLEILQPLERELPMLEGFEVTILLIQKEHSEVVDLIKKELESITNNEFEMTSTTVDAETLAAIMIFNKRHSEQVHSFIYSVNVNEVRLPREYMGKPFYEMYALIEENKLHAGTEIKKIEEELFTLSSAWYQELSVLKKILEDMNDELGAFSNFALSEYTFVIMGWIPKKKMQTVRKSLADRFANRVVVKELDTTEKDMEAAPVFYDNPRWVKPFEIIMQLVAPPRYREIDPSPILAIFFPLFFGLMVGDIGYGIVILLIALLIKKRLKDMTFAVSLADILIISSIPTIIFGYLFGEFFGDFGEMMGWLHPVQFLGITWNRVEAMIPMLILAIMIGVIHVFLGLIIGMRNAIITKSKKHLAEKAGMLLMLIGLIVALVTLAEIAPETGIYPAGVLVIIALPLILFGAGVFGTIEVMSTVGNILSYARLMAIGMASVILAMVANRLGESFEIAAIGIIVALLLHALNIMLAMFSPSIHSMRLHIVEFFSKFYSGGGVVYKPFRKAVVEEGK
- a CDS encoding V-type ATP synthase subunit B (produces ATP from ADP in the presence of a proton gradient across the membrane; the B subunit is part of the catalytic core of the ATP synthase complex), producing the protein MKPVSLVTKEYKTIDYVSGPLIFVNGVKGASFGEIVRITLRDGEVRTGQVLDISEDHAVVQVYEGTRGIDTTDTTVRFTGEPARINVSLDMLGRVFSGVGKARDGGPEIIPEAILDIAGTPINPTARDKPADFIQTGMSAIDGLNTLVRGQKLPIFSGSGLPASKLAAQIARQAKVRGEGEKFAVVFVAMGITHKEASFFTRDFERTGALERVVFFMNLADDPTVERLAAPRCGLTVAEFLAFTHHLHVLVILTDMINYCEALREISTAREEVPGRRGYPGYMYTDLSTIYERAGRLKGKKGSITQLPILTMPDDDITHPVPDLTGYITEGQIVLSRDLFRRGAYPPVDALPCLSRLMNLGIGTGKTREDHRGVADQLYASYAYGRDLRRLVAIVGEEALTELDKKYLKLADGFEKQFISQGDEDRSIEDTFRIAWELFAMLPEEELKRIKREHIQKYHPLHKEAGGG